A window of Glycine soja cultivar W05 chromosome 2, ASM419377v2, whole genome shotgun sequence genomic DNA:
ttattttgaaagttttctatgataatttaaagatatttttgtatGATGGTAACACAACAATTATAATGATAACGTGGGTGACAATAATGGTTAACGATAATAACACTGATTGATCATAATAATGATACCGACAATACTAATAATAGTAATTAGAATAAATCTATCTAAgggataattttgtaattatataaTTCTCCACctcctaataaatgataatttttaaaaatatttattatttttacacaaaattaaaactaatttttattttaaattgataataGCCTTAGCGTactaaaaaaacacacaactaGTACTCAAATTTGCATTAGATATAACTTTCACTATTGCATACTTACAATAATAACgacaattaattttacattagcTAACTTCAACCaacattataataataacaataagaaTATACACCTAATTTTccactaattaaattaaaaatatatatgtatacctAATAAGAAGTCCCAAATGAGGGAGCCCAGGCCCTACCTATCTCCTCTAATTGATTCCTCAGTTCTGTTCTATTTTTCGtaaactcttcttcttcttcttcatcgtcCCGAGGCTCAGCGATGTTCTTTCATAGGGTTTTGTCCCGTGTCTCCACCAACATTTGCCGAACTTCGCTCCTCTCTGCTTCGCAAACACCCCAACACTTGTCCTCCTTCGCAAATATCAACTTACATTCCCTTCTTCCCCATTCACCCAACAAGGTACTCTTCCACACTTTCCCAAAATAATTTGGTTTTAGGGTTTTGCCAGGGTTTTAGGAGCTTGCTTATAATTTTACTGTTTTAGCCGTTTCGCTATTTCATTCGATTGGATCCTGTTCATTGATTTTTGAATTCGGTTCCTTGTGTTGAGATATATCCTACTTGGCTTTCTTTTTGAATAATATGTTAACGTTTGAGCTAAGTTGCCTAAAATTTTcagtgatgatttttttaataattagggGTTATGACAGCTTGTGTTTCAGAAATTCGTATTTTATGCAGTTTGGAATAGGTTGCATTAGAGTGTAGCACCTAGTTGTTGCTTTTGCACTTCTTTTGAAGCTAATTTATCTGTTTTAGCAATTGGTTTTGAATTCAAATGTTCAGAAATTTTATCAATGTCATTTTagggtttagaaaaaaaaatcaggatGAAAAGTCTTCTGTCATTTTGCTGCTGTTCACTTTGATTGTCCATTCTAGCCAGGGTTTTATTAGGTGTGTTGTgttttaatacattaattaatgAAGATTAATGTTACCTAGTGCTttttttaagagagaaaaaaggttATAAAAAGTGTTTTCTCTTTTCTGGAAATAAGTATTTAATGGTTGACAAATTTTAAGAAGTCATTCTTGAgtcaatttcaaaagaaaaagtgatCGATGAAATgagtataacttttttatttcttgataaAGAACATTGTACCTGAGCTTTTATCTTACTATGTTATGTCCTGTCTTCTAAATTCTAATCCCCCTCTCATTGTTGATCactgtcaattttttaaaatatttttcctaaggaTTAGCGGTGTTTTAAATTCCTTTTATCTTACAATAGTTCTCTCAAAATTTTTGTTCTTCTGATTAGGCATGGCAAGTGTACCTGTCCCAGTGGGGACCGACCCGGACTCGCCCTGACTTTGACTGGAAAAAATTGAGTTGACTGGGTTGGATTCGGGTTTTTCCTGATTGAGAAAGTCAGGTTTGGGGATGGGGTCAGGTATGCTGGTCCCCGCCCCTGCCCCACTctgatataataaatattttaaattactattataactttacaattttaatgaattaatgcTTGTTTTATACATGAAATTATTGTTTTCCTTATAATTGTGTGTAATTTTTACTTAATCTGTTGCTAAGTACTTGGAATTTCAATCTTGGTAAACAAGGTATCATGATTACTATTTCTTTAagctgttaaaaaataaataagatcaagcaatttttacttgaaatttcCATTTAGCATGCTGTAATAGATTCAGtccaattacaaaaaaaaatgtgttgttttctcctttttttatgaattaaaaaaacaagatagGATTGGGGGCGGGGCGGGGCCGGGCGGGGTGGGGAAACCCGACTCCCAAGTGGGGGCGGGGATGGGTCTAATTTTTGGACCCTGACGGGGATAGGGTGCGGGGGCGGGGAAAACTTGGGGAGTTGGGGAGACGAAACCTGCCCCCGTCTTGCCCCATTGCCATGCCTACTTCTGATGTAGTATATGATACTTTGAAAATTGATTATATGGTGATTGGTTTCTATCATTAGCCTATTCTCTAGGACTCAATTATTTTTATCGAGTGAATTTTAGTGATGCATTTTAAAATTCTCTTTAAGGTTGCAATATGCTTTCTAATGTTCCAGGTGATTCCTGTTCAACTCAATTTGTTGCTGCCACCAATAAATTCATTATCAGCTCCAAGATTTGGGTTTTCTTCATCAGCTTCAACTGAaaataatgacaagaaaaacAGAAATAATGTGCATAATGGAGATTCTACAAATGCTGACCCTGCAAAAGCAAATGAAGAGGCAAAAAATAATGATCAGGCTAGGCAAGACAAACCTGCAGATAAAACAGAGGAATCAGGTTCTATTTCAGATTCTCAATCTCAAACTGTCAAAAGAAGGAGGAGAGGTTTTAAACGAACTGCATTTTCTGATTCAGATTCAGAAAGTGAATGTGACCTATCCAGGGATGATTTAATTAAACTTGTGGCTGAAAAGGAAGAACTTGTGATGTTAAAGCACAAGGAGATTGAAAAAATGCAGGATAAAGTTCTGCGTACTTACGCAGAGATGGAGAATGTCATGGAAAGGACTAGACGTGAAGCagataattcaaaaaaatttgctTTACAGGTCTAAATTTGATCCCTTTTGTCCCAAATAATTTCCTCTTCAACTTTGCTCTGAGTGCTTTAAGTATGCTGTAGAATTTTGCAAAGAGTTTACTAGATGTTGCGGACAATTTGGGAAGAGCTTCCTCGGTTGCAAcggaaaatttttcaaaaattgatacgTCTAGTGACTCTGCTGAAGTGGTAAAACTCCCGAAAACACTTCTGCAAGGTGTTGAAATGACAGAGAAACAATTAGTAGAGGTAGAATGTTATACTTTATGTTGTATCTGTTTAATTTCAAAAGTCATAGCTAATCtattatcaatattttcttcgtttttattattttaagttttattccCCATTTCTTTTCATCTATCTAAGTTCCTCATTTATATAGTTTTGTTTAGTAATGATAGTGGAATGATGGTTAATTGAGTGAGTGTGAGGGTACCGTAAAAGTGATTTGGAGGGACTAGGAGTAGAGGCTTTAAGCTCAAGTTTGAGGACATGGTTGTTCAGGTGCTGTGAGATTTTGGGgggcttgttttcatttttaaatgacCTTCTTTTTAAACCATGAACGtgttggaaattattttcttattccaatttttcataactaatttctgaattgttatttaaaaagaagaatagTTATTTTGTACTGAAAGCACTTGATTTACAGTGGTTTGATTGTAAATTGGATATTTAGTATACCTGTTGAATTTTGATGAGTTGATGGGTGTGCTGGGAACTGGGGAATTTGGGGATGGACTTTAGTTCCTTCATGTTTCAAACTCAACTTATAATCATATTACAAAAGTTTTTGCCAGTTATATTTTACTATGAGAAATGCTAGCAGTACACTCTTTTTAACACACACTGTCCTGTTGGTTTAAATTTTTtggaaatcataaaaatatgtaatgaATCTCATTCatgattttgtagttttcaataaattttaatcaataagagTGTGTGTTAGAGAGTGTGCCACTCCTCATTTTACAATACTATACATTATTGTGTGCTTGAAATAATATGCTTCCTTGGACAGTAAAGTGCTTCGGGCTTCAGCCTATTGTAAAACTAATTACTTCAGCTTACAGGTACTTAAAAAGTTTGGTGTAGAAAAATTTGATCCTACCAACGAGCCCTTTGATCCACACAGGCATAATGCCATCTTCCAAATCCCCGATGGTTCTAAGCCTCCAGGAACTGTTGCAGCTGTTCTGAAGgtaatatacataattttattttttagtggaAGAACTGTGATTCACTTtttccaattttaaaatttattttgacatTCAAAACTCTTGATGTGTTATTTTTGGTCTATGATGCATGGTTACTTAAAAATTGGTGGCATATGTGCATCATATTCATATTCAATACTGTTACTTTTATGATAATACTGCATTcgtatttttattgtttctataTCTTTTCTACTGAGATACAAATCCAAGTCATGCTCTCAACTTCTCACCTTCCAGCAAAGCACTTCTCACTCTTGCAATCTTACCATCCTCAGAATCATCACAAAGAATAACATACTTTCATCCTTTTCAAATGAGTTAAAACATTTGGAACTCTAGTTGCAGTGTTAACAActgaatgaatttaatttagtatgctaattttctttttaaaaaaataatcctatTTGCTTTTTGGAGGAGCTAGTAACACTTTTTAAACATGTTTTCTATTATTGGATATGTTTCATGTTGGTGCCATTAAAATAACTCTGGTCCCTACTTTATTTAGTGGGACCCAAGTGCAACACACCTAATAATAAAAGGTGGTTTGCAAACATTTCTCTTGCATATTATATTGAATCGTGTTGGACATGCAACACACAGTTTGGTTAACTCTCTTTATATTTGCAGTTCGTCAAGTTCTAGTTGATCTTTGTTAGTGTTtatgaaaactttttttttttgttatttaaaccCAATCATCTGATTCTTTTCATGAAAGAATGTGGTCTTATTCTTAGTTTCGTTGGGCAGGTTATTTAGAAGATTGAAACCATGAATGAAAAGCTGTCTTATGGTTGTGTTTGCAGGCAGGATATATGCTTTATGATCGTGTTATTCGGCCAGCGGAAGTTGGTGTAACCCACGCAATCGAGGATGAAAagaataatggaaaagatagCGTAGCTGATAAGGGCTCATAGGATAAAGTAATTCCTGAGTGGCTTCTATTGAGTGGGATGGGGGGACTTTCAAAATGTGAGAAATGGAATTTTGAAAGTAAATTATTACTTACCAAATATTTGTCGTCAAAGGGGGCATGAGAATATAAATGGTACAATATATTATCTGAgatttttcaacttttcattatttgtttgaattttatactgataaaaaaatgttatttggtGAGATTAGCATGAAATTTTGCCCCGTGAGCCTATTATTTTAGAAtaggctaaaatatattttttatttcgaagtttgttttttttttttgttttttcttacaaaattaaaatatgacttTTTTTGACATAAAATTAGATTTGAATGAATTCAAACTTgagtgatattttttaatttaaattataaaatacaattttagagtgctaaaaatcatcacaaattacataaaaaataaaaaagcaagaaTACAATTTTACAACCACCACCTCCAAATCCCGAACTCCCAAATCTGAAAATTGAATTGTAGAGATGAGAGATGCTAAAAACTATTGTGAGAAAGAACTGCACCACCCTGCGTGCAAGAGAGAGTAGAGTGTCTTTGAAGAGATAGAGAGTCATGAGTGAGAACATAAGTGAGCGACTCTAAAAAACTTGAAATTTCAGTGTTGGTTAATTTTTCAGTGAAGGTTGCTTGGAGTGTGAAGTGGCCTTGACGAAGCTTTGATTGGTGTTTTCTGGAGAgaggactatatatatatatatatatatatatatatatatatatatatatatatatatatatatatattctttacaTCCCTCTATCTTGTAGAAGAAAGGGAGGGGAGGGAGATTTGGGGTTGAATCATGAATTGAGATACGGTTAGGATTTTAACATGGGTCAATGTCTGATTTTAACTTAATAAGCACAATTATTAGACACATACATTTGAACATAATCAAACCTAACTCTggattaacaaaataatattataattttatgagaaaaatatgTTTACTGAGGTAAAAAATGAACGTTGATTATTTTACAAGCATAACAACCAACAACAACCATACAAATTATGTGACTCACGACCACAAAATTTTATCTGGCCctaattaaaatgtttagacTTTAGTGTATGACTGCTATTCCAATTCACATTTTTGTCATCTAACCGATCAGTGTAAATGAATAGTAAAATCACAATTTTCAGGTGAAAGTCTTGTATACAggcttaaatttaaaagaattcatcatatttttttagtaaaaaattaataatctatgtactttattataaaagaatatcCTTTTTAAACACGTTATTCTCTTAATAATTAGTATATATAGAGTTTAATGtttatgatattataaaataattttacattgtcaTTCAATCATACATCacgattatttaaaataattattttaaaagataacaaACTTATTAAATATGATACGTTGTAATTGAATAAATGTGAGAAAAATCGtccaaatcaataaatattatttactattaatttttataaaacataaagATTTTATATGTTGACAAAAAAGACCTATTATATcattatcatatttaaaataaaatatttttcttaaactttATTTTGGATCTCATTTATCGTTGCATCAATCTCAAGAAACAATCTCAATTGAAAGCCATCCCTTCCCTTTCTCATCGTcaaaagtcaattttttttacaagaaaagtcAATTACTCCTTAGTTAATGtagtttcttttaattaaaagttgacTTAcgttaatgaatttttttttataaatttttaaaataattaatgtcagtattaatgtatatttattataagCCTTTAAAAAACTAcatttattatgattataaattaaaatgttcatgtattaatttctcaattaatgttttttataaattctatttcataataaataaccGTACGTTAATAGTATGATCTAATCAAccttaaaataaagaataaatacaaaagataaatttataaagATGTTATACTAGTTAAATTATTTTCGgttttttaactattataatTAGAACCTAATGATACCTTGaaatatttctataaatttCGGTCTTCTTGGACAGGCTAGttaaataaattcattgtttttgttttgtctttgaaaaaaccttaattattttgaaatgaaagaaacatttttttaaacaaaatctataaaatattataccTAAACTTGAATATCAACTTTcatgtaataataaataaaggcatATGTGAACCAAATGTATTATgcacattagttaaaaacaatttaaaaaaataaagagtttcATTATAGAGAAAATGtttatgatattaaaaatatacgaattattcatctttttttatttgtaatagtaactaaatttcataaaaatatttactatattttaaataaaaatataagaccTTAGTTAgatagataataaaataaagttaagaaTAAATAGACAGAG
This region includes:
- the LOC114402597 gene encoding grpE protein homolog 2, mitochondrial-like isoform X3; the protein is MFFHRVLSRVSTNICRTSLLSASQTPQHLSSFANINLHSLLPHSPNKVLGISILVNKVIPVQLNLLLPPINSLSAPRFGFSSSASTENNDKKNRNNVHNGDSTNADPAKANEEAKNNDQARQDKPADKTEESDSESECDLSRDDLIKLVAEKEELVMLKHKEIEKMQDKVLRTYAEMENVMERTRREADNSKKFALQNFAKSLLDVADNLGRASSVATENFSKIDTSSDSAEVVKLPKTLLQGVEMTEKQLVEVLKKFGVEKFDPTNEPFDPHRHNAIFQIPDGSKPPGTVAAVLKAGYMLYDRVIRPAEVGVTHAIEDEKNNGKDSVADKGS
- the LOC114402597 gene encoding grpE protein homolog 2, mitochondrial-like isoform X1, giving the protein MFFHRVLSRVSTNICRTSLLSASQTPQHLSSFANINLHSLLPHSPNKVLGISILVNKVIPVQLNLLLPPINSLSAPRFGFSSSASTENNDKKNRNNVHNGDSTNADPAKANEEAKNNDQARQDKPADKTEESGSISDSQSQTVKRRRRGFKRTAFSDSDSESECDLSRDDLIKLVAEKEELVMLKHKEIEKMQDKVLRTYAEMENVMERTRREADNSKKFALQNFAKSLLDVADNLGRASSVATENFSKIDTSSDSAEVVKLPKTLLQGVEMTEKQLVEVLKKFGVEKFDPTNEPFDPHRHNAIFQIPDGSKPPGTVAAVLKAGYMLYDRVIRPAEVGVTHAIEDEKNNGKDSVADKGS
- the LOC114402597 gene encoding grpE protein homolog 2, mitochondrial-like isoform X2 — translated: MFFHRVLSRVSTNICRTSLLSASQTPQHLSSFANINLHSLLPHSPNKVIPVQLNLLLPPINSLSAPRFGFSSSASTENNDKKNRNNVHNGDSTNADPAKANEEAKNNDQARQDKPADKTEESGSISDSQSQTVKRRRRGFKRTAFSDSDSESECDLSRDDLIKLVAEKEELVMLKHKEIEKMQDKVLRTYAEMENVMERTRREADNSKKFALQNFAKSLLDVADNLGRASSVATENFSKIDTSSDSAEVVKLPKTLLQGVEMTEKQLVEVLKKFGVEKFDPTNEPFDPHRHNAIFQIPDGSKPPGTVAAVLKAGYMLYDRVIRPAEVGVTHAIEDEKNNGKDSVADKGS